The Mercurialis annua linkage group LG8, ddMerAnnu1.2, whole genome shotgun sequence genome window below encodes:
- the LOC126660896 gene encoding protein SOB FIVE-LIKE 5-like, giving the protein MNFDSSECSSGCESGWTLYLEQSFLSPSAAANNARSRGHKKNNGKQIYQENNTQENQEQDQENIVEEEDEDLSMVSDASSGPPHFNEDESYFNYDNGHFYPAFKDSSASLLINHGGNIGNNNKRSSKTGKELPNSNSFLDDTASSPAFNLSKTSFGIANNNQASMESMLDYSQGFLLLIFRGDLHIKIILVMYSLLYLETNLITNGFKGIRA; this is encoded by the exons atgaattttgattcATCAGAATGTAGTAGTGGATGTGAGTCAGGCTGGACACTTTATTTAGAGCAATCTTTTCTTTCTCCAAGTGCAGCTGCAAATAATGCAAGATCAAGAGGccataaaaaaaacaatggCAAGCAAATTTACCAAGAAAATAATActcaagaaaatcaagaacaagATCAAGAAAATATtgttgaagaagaagatgaagatttATCAATGGTGTCTGATGCATCTTCAGGACCTCCACATTTTAATGAAGATGAGAGCtattttaattatgataatgGACATTTTTATCCTGCATTTAAAGATTCTTCTGCTTCATTATTGATCAACCATGGTGGTAATAttggtaataataataaaagaagcTCAAAAACAGGAAAAGAATTACCTAATTCTAATTCTTTTCTTGATGATACTGCTAGCTCTCCTGCATTTAACTTATCCaag ACTAGCTTTGGTATTGCCAATAATAATCAAGCTTCAATGGAGAGTATGTTAGACTATTCACAAGGTTTTCTGCTACTCATTTTCAG GGGAGATCTGCATATCAAGATCATTTTGGTTATGTACAGCCTTCTGTATCtggaaacaaatttaataacca ATGGTTTTAAGGGAATTAGAGCATGA